The Lycium barbarum isolate Lr01 chromosome 4, ASM1917538v2, whole genome shotgun sequence nucleotide sequence AAATTAATATTTTAAACCTCATATTAAATCAAAGTACCGTGGTATCCAAACTCCCATGGATTCTTTtactcctatttttttttttattcttgacTTAATTTATTTTAAATCTATCAACTCTTGTCTTGACTTAAATCAGTTACACTAAAAATACATTATTCTGTCTACCCACTCTCTCACCTCACTTGTCACACACTTTATATCTAATCTCTGTCTACTACTGCATTTTTCTACACCTCCTTCTTTAATACCCCCATTTTCCTCCAATCTTGTCTTCTCTGCTCTGCATTCTTTTCTTTTCCCCACTTTTATTTCTTTGTTTACACACACTGTTTCATACCTTCATTTTCCaccagaacaaaaaaaaaaaaaaaactctataaATGCAGCTCTTTTTGAATGACACCCATTTTTTTTCTATCCTTCACAGATGATAAATGAATGAAACTCTTCATTTGATCAAATAAAAAGGTCTGTTCTTGTTCTCACTcccatttctccttctttctttcatTCTTCATTTTATGTTAAACCAGACATGTTTTATTTTCAACACAAaaggaccaaaaaaaaaaaaaaaaattctgtttGTTTAGCATAAAGCACACTAAATTCCTTAATCAGCTCCAAATTTGTCGGTGCccacaatgtttttttttttttttttgctccagTTATTTTATCTTGCCTTTCTATTAGTTTTAGATGAATGAGCTCctacttttctatttttttttattattctgATTTTCTGTTTTGGTTTTGAATTTGAACATCTGTGAAAAATCCCCTTAAAGATAATAAATTTGAAGCTTCTGACACTATCCAAATCTTTTTGCGACTTTTTCATCAGAAAAGGGCCTCCTTTATTACACAAAAAGGTTCTCTTTTTACCCCCTTTAATccttatatttttctttaaaataatGATGAGCTATTTTTaaagtagtaaaaaaaaaaaaagtaggctccttttttcagatttttaaatatttcaagACTCGAGACCATGATGGACTCTACACTCGCAGATTTTGAGAGAGTATTTTTGAGCCTTGTAAAACTGGGACCACTAATTATTATTGTTATAACAATTCTTTATTTTTACGGACTATAAATGATATTCTGTTGTAATTGCTTTTTGGATCTattactacttttttttttgggcagGCTAGGATGGGAAAATGGACAGTGTAGTTTAGCTAAAATTGACTTGTTGAGAGCTACATGTAACTAaacatgtcataaaaaaaaaatcagtttcacCAAAATTCTTAAATGGGTATGTGGAACAATCCATTTCCTAACTTTCggggaaaaaaaaagagcaaatttTGATGAAGGGTTTGGTTTAATTGTGTGAGttcttgaatatttatgtgtcTTTATTTTCATAATCCACTTCTTTGTGGGGATAAGATTAGAGTTAACTTTTACTCCAAAGTATCATAAtaatgacagtttgagggttttAAATATTGGTTTATTGACTTTTTGCCTTATTTTCCAAATGTAACAGTAGCATTAATTGTATTTTGCCATGTCTTGTCACATTGAACTTCATCTGACATTTTTTACTGTTTTGGTTATTATAGGTGGTTGTTGAAGAGCATCTTTAATTTGAGATAATTCCCAGTTTTATCTGAAGTACATTTtggtcccttagattggtaaagATGGTAATCATGAAGAGCAGACTTGCCTGCTGTACAAGAGATAGAGAGCTTAGCATTGACTTTGATGAAAATCAGAGTAAGCTTATTTACACTCTTATTACTAGTTAGAAGTATTCTTTTTTATTTGGAGCGATGTGAAGAATGAGATTTCATATAGCCGATCCCAGTTTGCTTTTATTGCTACGTAGTTGTTAGAGTTGTATGGAATGTCGGTTGGCTAGGTAAAAGTTCCACAAAATGTTGCTCCAACAATCTCTAGTGTTTTCTCTGGTAGGTGGTTTCTAGGTGTGGGTCATGCACAATGTAGTAAATTAACATTCCTGTGTTTGCTATTTGTTGGTAATGTACTTAGGGgccgtttggttgctggttagagttatgcaggtattagtaatacAGGGATCAGTTACGCtggtttagttattcatgtatagttattccatcttctatcctgtataaaattatacatgAATTGAGTGACATAACTTATACATATTTTTTAGTTATGCGGGGTTATAAACTGGTAACGGAACACCGTATGTGTTGTGCCGAATTTTATGCATAGCAACTAAAATGGTGCCAAAACATGGTACTAATTATGCTGGTTTTGATAAAATTTCCTTCCTAACCAACAACCAAAACGACCCTTAACACATAGATTAGTTACTATAATACTGCATCTCAAAAGAAAATTGAAGGGGCCTAAAGCTATAAATTGGGCATGTAGTACAAGGATCATGTAGGTGTTTACCATTTTTGGGGTTCATAATGACAGAGCAAGAAGCTCTGAGGGTCCCTATTGCATAAATGCTCTTGTGATATGGCCCTCCATTTTAAAGCATATGTATTTTGACCATGACATATTTAAGTTGAGTCACGTTTATGTCAGTGGGAAGGTAGTGACCATTGGTGTCCTTCCATCCTAGGACCATAATTTGAAGTGGACTCTTCAAAATTATATTGTCCTACAGATTTTAATGCTTCTTTCAGAAAACTGTACAAGACAGAAATATTTTAcctattttttaaaaagaaagctGTAGATGACTGAATAAATGCCAAGTACTGTATCTAGTAATTGCATTTCATAGAGAATAAAAAATTAAAGTTCATGTTGTTGAAGTACTTAAGCTGCTAacatgtttatttaagtgcaTGAACTCAATGTTTTTTCTAAATTGGGGTAATTTCTTATTTAGTTCTGCTTTGTAATTTTGCAACATATGTAGTTAATAAAGTTAATGACATCTTAGTCATCTTTATGGATAGTTTAGCACAAAATCAGGGGCAAATGCCaaatattttttgcaagtgaatgcTAATATTTAGATTGTGAATCTGACATTTACTAACCACCTTGTTTGTCTACATATAAAGTGTAATTATTTGACTTCTGTGTAGCACATGTTTCTTGAATCTGGACATTGCCATGTTAGTTATTTGGTGGATGCTGTACTTTCAGTAAATTAACAACCCAAATGCTGGGAATCAATGGCTTGAAATTGTCACCTAAGTCACATGGAAGGAACTATGCTTTGAAATtttctaccttttattttaaGACTTTCATAGATGAAAAGGAGAGGAATACTCTACTGTGGTGTACGTATTACATAGATATAAGTATATGTGGTAGTGATTTACACTAAGCTCTCCATGGCAGAAATCAATAGTAGTTCCCTGGTTCTTATTTACAAGTAAGATTTGCTTGGTAAAATGGTGGACCTAACTCTAGTAGTTCTTTGAAACTAAAAGCTTCGTATTACAAATTCATGCAACACCTGACTTTCCTTATGTGAAATTATTAGGTTTTTATCGTATTAACTGCTACTTCGGGAATTCGCTTTTCAGTTTATGACATTTGTTTCTACTATTTTGAGGGTAACCAGCTTTGAATAAGAGAATTGTAGAGCTAACTGATATACATGTCTAGTCATCTTTATTTCTTACGAGTATAGATAAAAGATAAATAATATTCAACAGTAAAGTAGGAATTGTCTGCTTCAATAATTGATCTTCTTTGAAGATCTAGATCTGTACTGATGTTTTATTGGTTTACCATTCAGAAAGGGACATAGATTTAGAACCAGTGATCTTAATTCTTGTCAAGGAGTAATTTGACAATTTGTTCATTGAgctgatcattttttttttttatatatatcccATACTTAACAAAGAAGCACATACTTGCAAATTAAAATATGCTGGCAGCGTCATATTTGTGCAACATCTGATTACTACTTTTTTGATACCGTAAAAGTTTCTTTGAAAACACACCAACAAGGTTTAAGCATAATCTGAATACTAAATTTAATATATCTCTCAGGAATTACAACATATGATGGCCTCGAAAGTATTTTGAACAGTCAGCCGTATGACAATCAGAGTCTCACTAGCAGAGGTGGAGGTGTTACGGATTCCTTTGATGATGATGACTCAAGCAGCAGTTCCAGCAATAATGCTTTTGGATCTTTCTCTTCTCACTGGACAACAATGATGAAGAGGGATGATGAATGGGATTTTGCGCCAAGTCCGCAACATTACTATGTAAAAGAAAAACCTGCTTATACAACCCAGTTTTCAGATGTcgaaacaatgaaagaaaaattTGCCAAGTTGTTACTCGGGGAGGATGTGACTGGTGGAACCAAGGGGGTTTCCACTGCATTAGCACTGTCAAATGCCATTACAAATCTTGCAGGTAGTAGGGAATTGCTAATTTGGTTAAGTTCTCAAGTATTGCCTTGCCTATCTCTTTGATTATGTTACAATTAAAATGTCTAAAGGGCCAACAAAATATCTCTATTAACAGCCTGGACACCAACGCTATCAGAAACGAAAAGAAAAGGTCTAATAAAATGCAGCAACAACTTCCTTTGTTGAGAAGATATTTCAGCAGCCAAGATATGAGCTATCTATAAAACATGAAGATTCAATGCTGTAGTATCAAGTAAAACTGGCATTAATTTTACAATCTGAAATCTGATTAAGAGTAAGGATTTATGAGCTGTGTCTAGTTACAAGTTTGCTGCACTGTGGATGCAGCAGATTGGAACTTATGCTGATGAGACTAAATAATACTCCAAATGAGTAATGAAAACATACATAGTatttcggaagtatgatgtgacAGAGATTTGCATGGAGCTTGGAAGTCCTACAATTCTTGATCTGTTTTCCCCACTTTACTGCTCCTTTTCCTCCTGATTTGACATACTTTTACTGGATTTGCAGCATCAGTGTTTGGAGAGCTCTGGAAATTGGAGCCACTTGCAGAGGATGGGAAGAGGAAATGGAAGAGAGAAATGGAGTGGTTGCTCTCTCCTACGAACCATATGATTGAGTTGGTTCCTGCTAAACAAAATGGTTCTAATGGCCAGAAATTGGAGGTATCTGCGACTTTTAGCCGTTCACTAAATGTATCTCTTTAGTTTCTCATTATTAGTAAATGTTAATGCTAAGTTCGACTTTCTGTTGGACCAGATCATGACTCCAAAAGCTCGTGCAGACATCCATATGAATCTTCCAGCGCTTCAAAAGTTGGACTCCATGCTTCTTGTAGGTGGTCGCTTTAATCCTAAAGTGGACCCTTTTTTACATTAATTTGGTTCTAATTCTGaatttcttgaaatgtctaggaAGCTTTGGATTCAATGGTTAATACTGAGTTTTGGTATACGGAAGTGGGTAGCCGAGCAGAAGGAAGAAGCAGAAGTGCTGGGGAGAGCAAAAGGTGGTGGCTTCCGTCACCCCAGGTACCCATAACTGGGCTCTCTGACCCTGAAAGAAACAAATTGTTGAATCAAGGCAAATTGGTGAATCAAATATTTAAAGCAGCTAAAGCTATCAACGAAAATGTCTTGTCTGAAATGCCTGTTCCAACAATCATTAAAGATGCACTTCCAAAGGCAAGTGAGCTATGCCACTGAAGTTATTTTCTGCAACGTATTTCTTTATTtggctttttttcatttttgtccCGTGGGCCAAAATTAATTACGGGCGCTAGCCAAAATGtacaaaacatatacactgattatgtatattatatgtatatttgtgcATATCTCTTCTTTATTCATATGAACCGAGTAACAAGATCAATTTACTCTAAACAGTCTGGCAGGACAAGTCTAGGGGAGGACCTTTACAGGATCCTGAATGCAGAATCAACATCCGCGGATGCGAGGCTCAATTCCCTTAACATAAAATCTGAACACGATGCCCTTGAAGCTGTTAACAGATTGGAGGCTGCAGTACTTGCATGGAAAGAGAAAATAGAAGAACATGCATGTGGAAAATCTCCCGCACGAACATCTTGGTCTTTCTTAAAAGATTCTATATCTGAACTGGACAAGACAGAGGTGTTATTGGGCAGAGCAGAATCTCTTCTGCAGCAACTCAAGATTAAATATCCAAACCTTCCTCAGACATTCCTCAATGTCACAAAGATCCAATATGGCAAGGTAAAATTATTTCCCGCTAGTTACATCCATAAGATATAATTAATATGGAAAGGAGAGTCTTTTGATACACATTACTTTATTTTTGTTTCAGTTCTcaagattcttaaaaaaaaaaaaatagtggggAGAAATAGAACATGAATGGTGGTTCTCAGATGAGGAAACTGTTCTTCTGTAATTTAAAAGAAAACTAGAGTCTTTCTGTTGATAAAGCTATCACGCCTGTGATCTGCATGTTGAATTGTTTGTATCCATTCTGTTCTTACAGTATGGATCAGACGGTGTGGGCCCGGGAGGTCAGAAAcattcccatgtttggttggtcaaaatgttttCAAAACATTTTATATAGGACAAGTTTCTTGAAAATGAGGAACATGAAAACAATTTCCATAGGTGACATTCGAAGTTCCTTGTCTCTCCCCACCCACCCAACCCCCCCAGCCCCCACCCCTTTGACCATCCCACCCCCATTCCTCACCCCATCCCACTCcatagtgttttgctagattacatataaatgctcttcggataatattttttttactttcttaccaaacactagaaaataagtaagaaactcacttgttttccaagaaaacattatgaaaaacattttccttcataccaaacacacccctaGTTTCGGCTTTTGTCATGCTGCTTTTTATTAGGGATTTCAACAAATGGTCCAAACAAACCAAAGTATAAAGATATACTTGTCAATAATTACTTGACACAGTTAATTGCTATGCTTTTGAGTTGTTCCTTAGCTTATATTGTATTTCCCTAGTGCTATGAGCTGTGTATGCTGTGCTTAGAATAGCAGGACTCGAAACGAGTCATTGTATTTCATAGCCGCTTGATGTGTTCTTGATTTTCGTTTGTTCTTCTCTTACCATTGTAGGATGTGGGGTGTTCAATTCTTGAAGCATATTCTCGGGTTCTATTGAACTTGGCATTCAGTATCCTAACTAGGATAGGCGAAATTCTGCAAGAAGACATTTTGAGCAATCCCAATTCTCCCGCGGCTTCATGCCACCTTCCTGGTGTAAGAATTCCAGGATTGTCAGATAGTCCTATACCCATTCGTGTAAGGCATTCGTTGATTGATCAGATGAATAAAACCGATGGACGATCTTATGATTCTCGTCGTACCAATGCTTCTGATATGTCAGACATTGAGTTTGTTGAATCAAAGATAAGTTCAGTAACTGCAACACCAAGCCGGAGTCGAGTGTGGTGCATAGGGAAAGAAGCTTGTAGCAGCACGTCTGCTGAAAATTCACCTTGATAAGCAAAGTAGTCTTtctgtagatatatatatatcatctccATGTCAAACACAACAGCCTTAGCTTGAGGCTGAGTTTTCATGGTTATTGTTGGAAGTGTGCTTTCATTTACAATACACAAGTCAAGTTGAGCATTATTAAGTTTCTTTTTACAGATGATTTTTTCCTGATTCAATCGTTTTTGCTTTTTCTTGTAAGAGTCAACTTGAGTACCTTTATAGAAAATAGAAATAAAGTGATCAATTTATCTGCGGAAACTAGCTATAAAAACTTAGGGAACACCGAGTATATGAAAATATGTATGGCAAAAAGAAAAAACTTAAATCAAGTTTGGCGTAGTCTAAAGGTGAACGAAGACAATTGTTTTTCCAAGTTTGGTCTTTTTCAAGAATTTGCATCCAGGATCCCTTTTGAGGATTAGTATTTAACTTTTGTCCCTGTTTTAAAAACTGTTACAAAACTAGGTTATGCGGCAAATGACAGCTTCTATCTCCTAACTGGTAAGTTGAGGACAGTGAGATGAATCATAAGTTAGAAAAAGAAAACAATTTAATTAGAGATATGAACAACTGAACAACATAGGCAAGTTTTGCCAATTCGATGAGATTTGTGAATAGTTGAACAAGATAAGTAAAATGAAGACGGTACAAAATCTTGCTAGTTCTACAACACTTACGAATAATTGAACAGAGGTAAGTCTTGTTCATCTAGCAAGACTTGTGAACAATTTAACAAGATTGGTAGAATGAAGATAGTATAAAGTCTTATCAGATTAGTGAAAAAATTGAACAATACAAACCAACAAGCAAAGTGTGAGAACAATTTAAAGACAGGTGTAACGAAGATTGTACTAAAGTCATTCCCCGCCAGCATAACTCGTGAACAAGGTAAGTTTTACAAATCCAACATATCTTGTGAACAATTTAAAGATAAATAAAATACACATTGCCCTGCCAGCATTACTTCTTAAGCGAAATTCAATTCTTAGCGCCAAAGTTACTTTTGCACAAATTTCTTAAACGGGAACAAAAGCTAAATAGTTCTTTTGAATGATCCTATTTGTGCAAATCTTCCGGATATTTTGACCCATGGACTAATTTAGTTCTTGAGAACCATGGGCTGGGCCCACCTAAGAGGGTCAGGATATGAATTGTTGATTTTGTCTTTTCTTAAAAATAGTTGATTTACGTCTTTCCGATTTGTTTTTGGTGACGTATTAGCCATTTAGTTAAGAAAATATGAGTTTCCAACAATTTccttaattaaatatttatatttatgaGAAAACATTGAGCACAAATATCTATCATTTCAGGAGAACTCAAATAAGAGTAAAATTATAAACAATTGaacatatgaaaaaaaaataaaaaaatccatGGCCTAAGTAAAATCAAAATTTGTTATTGATACTTGTCCTATGAGGCCATGTTAATGAGGTAAACAAAATGAAGGATTTTGTAAGGATTAATTACACTGTATATCAATTGGGGCAACAATGCTATCAAATTAGGCCCATATTTTACCTTCTTACACTATTTGACCCACTTTGCATGTAACTTAAACTTTCTTTCCTTCTCTAAGCCCAATAATTCTACGGCTGTTGCATCTAAGCTTCAGAGGACTTCACTCCAAAATCTCATTTGCAGTCATCTCCCTAGCCCCGTATCCATGTCTTTTTGTGAAGATCTCCACTATCCCAATTGTTTAAAATTTTCCCTGAATCTCATATGCTactaaaaaaaatcagaaaacctCCATTGATGGAGCTCAAGTTTCTCATATTTGAAATTTGATTGATTAAAAAGAAAACTCCATTGAAGAGCTTAAGCTTTAAGTTTGAGTCGTATCATAGATTTTGAATTTGAAAGTTAAACTCAGATGTGAAATTTgagattattttttaaataagtgTTGCTGGGTTTGCTTGGAAACTTGATTGGGTGTTGTTCTAATTGATTGGAAACATCAACAAGAGTTCAAAACTTAAATTTGAAGTGATTTGGAGCAGATTTGAGTTAGATTTGAGTTAAATTTCAAAAGAAGTTCaaggaagaagaagaacatgTGAAGCTCCATTGATACGATTcatttgtataatattgtataatagcGTATAGGCGTGTATAAACAcctttatacactattatacaagaTTGATATATCGTTTATATGTATTTGGTGGAATTCTTCTTCTATAATATATGGGTGTATAAACGtctcttatacactattatacaagaTTGATACATTGTTTACCGGTATTTAGTGGATTTctcacttcttcttcttcttcctctctccttctcactttttttttttaagttcccCTCTCCTTCTGTCACACCGGATCTTTGATGTTTAAACAGTTGGTTCTGGTGATAGTGTTGGAGTTCGCCGGAGAACGGAAACTCCGGTGATGactgtatatgggtgtatatgagtgtatgtcgatgtatatgggtgtatacgcCGGAGAACGGAACTCCGACGATGActatatatgggtgtatatgagtgtatatgggtgtataatattgtatatgtgtgtatatggatatatgggttataatattgtttatgggtgtattctactgtataatattgtatatgagtgtatatggatgtatattgATATATGAGTTATAATATTGTCTATGgttgtataatattatatatgaatgtatatgggtgtataatattgcATACAAGTGTATATGTGTGTTTATGGATATAAGGgctataatattgtatatgggtgtataatatttGTTTATAggtgtatatgaatgtatatgggtatatggataataaattttgtataatattgtatatgagtatatggattataatgttgtataatattgtatatgggtgtgtATGGGCATATGATTATAATactctattaaaaaaaaaaaaaaaaaaagaggcagtGGTGaactccaacaaaaaaaaaaaaaaaaaaaaaaaaggaggaggcAGTGGAGAGAGAGGGGAGAAGAGGGAAGTTTTGGGTTAGAGCTTTGTAATGTAAGTTTTAAGCTATTTTTTTATAATGTAAGTGACTcaattgtatattt carries:
- the LOC132635485 gene encoding rop guanine nucleotide exchange factor 14-like, whose protein sequence is MVIMKSRLACCTRDRELSIDFDENQRITTYDGLESILNSQPYDNQSLTSRGGGVTDSFDDDDSSSSSSNNAFGSFSSHWTTMMKRDDEWDFAPSPQHYYVKEKPAYTTQFSDVETMKEKFAKLLLGEDVTGGTKGVSTALALSNAITNLAASVFGELWKLEPLAEDGKRKWKREMEWLLSPTNHMIELVPAKQNGSNGQKLEIMTPKARADIHMNLPALQKLDSMLLEALDSMVNTEFWYTEVGSRAEGRSRSAGESKRWWLPSPQVPITGLSDPERNKLLNQGKLVNQIFKAAKAINENVLSEMPVPTIIKDALPKSGRTSLGEDLYRILNAESTSADARLNSLNIKSEHDALEAVNRLEAAVLAWKEKIEEHACGKSPARTSWSFLKDSISELDKTEVLLGRAESLLQQLKIKYPNLPQTFLNVTKIQYGKDVGCSILEAYSRVLLNLAFSILTRIGEILQEDILSNPNSPAASCHLPGVRIPGLSDSPIPIRVRHSLIDQMNKTDGRSYDSRRTNASDMSDIEFVESKISSVTATPSRSRVWCIGKEACSSTSAENSP